One Candidatus Methylomirabilota bacterium genomic window, GTTGAAGTAGGGGAACTGGCGCGGCTCGTAGCGGGGCGCCGTCTTCGCACGCTCGAGCCACGGGGGCGCCTCCTCGTGGCGTCCCAGCTCGATCAGGTAGGCGCCGATGTCGTTGTAGGGATTCCCGAACGACGGATCCACGGCGATGGCGAGCTTGCACTGAGTGATCGCGTCCTCGTGGCGCCCCTGGAACGACATCGCCCAGCCGAGAAAGGTGTGGGCCTCCGCGGTGGGATGCGCGGCGATCGAGCGCCGGTAGCCCTCGATCGCCTCGTCGAGGCGACCCGCCATCTGATGCTCATACGCGCGCTGGAACTCGTCGCGCGCGTCGTCCATTCGTCCGAGCTCGTCCACGACTCCTCCCCTTCGGATTCTACCCCAGCCTCGCGAAGGGCTGGCGGTGACCAGTGGCTTCCGCTATGCTGGGCCGCCATGTGGACTCGCGCACTGGTCGCGCTCACCATCGCCGCGGCGCTCGCAGGCTGCGCGGGACCCACGCGCATCACCTACCAG contains:
- a CDS encoding tetratricopeptide repeat protein yields the protein MDELGRMDDARDEFQRAYEHQMAGRLDEAIEGYRRSIAAHPTAEAHTFLGWAMSFQGRHEDAITQCKLAIAVDPSFGNPYNDIGAYLIELGRHEEAPPWLERAKTAPRYEPRQFPYFNLARVYVKQNRLREAVAELRQALRIEPRYEIARRELTRLQSELSRLN